In Amycolatopsis sp. FBCC-B4732, the genomic stretch GTCACCGAAGTCGTCGAGGTGCCGGGCGCGAAGCTGTTCTTCCCCGACGAGCGCCCCGCCGACCTCGTGCCGCACCTGCGGCGGCACTGGGCGTAGCGATCATCACAGCGCCGGGTGCGGACTAGGCGCTACAGTGATCCGGTTGATCAAGACGAGCACGGAAGCGAGGTGAGCGGCACATGCCAGCGGACAGTCATCGGACGGCCGGGCGCGCGCTCACCGGGGGTTTCCCGCTGGGCTGAGTCCGGCCGACCCCTGTCCGGCAGTGCGCGCACGCCGGAAAAGAGCCGGATCATGACCATCTTCGAAATGCTGCTGCGCGTGGGCGCCGGCGTCGGCCTGGGTGCCGTCATCGGGGTCGAGCGCCAGTTCCGGGCCCGGCTGGCCGGGCTGCGCACCAACGCGCTGGTCGCCGTCGGGGCGACCCTCTTCGTGCTGCTGTCCGCGCACGGCTTCGGCGGGCTGGCTTCCAGCGGTGACGCCGATCCGACGCGGGTGGCCGCGCAGATCGTCTCGGGCATCGGGTTCCTCGGTGCCGGGGTGATCATGCGCGACGGCCTCAACGTCCGCGGCCTCAACACGGCGGCGACGCTGTGGTGCTCGGCCGCGGTCGGTGCGCTGGCCGGAGCCGGGCTCTACGTCGTCGCGGTGGCCGGAACGGCGGTCGTGGTCGGGGTGAACGTGGTGCTGCGGCCGCTGGGCCGCGTCGTCGACCGCCGCCCGGACGCGGGGGGCGAGACGCCGACGCGGTACGCGTTCCAGGCCGTCACGCGCGACGCGACCGAGGCCCACGTGCGGGCGCTGCTCGTGCAATCGTTGACCCGCACGGACTTCCGGCTGCTGTCGGTGCTGAGCACGGACCGCGAAGACCGCACGGTCGAGGTCCGCGCCGAGCTGGTCGGCGACCAGCGCGACGACGCCCAGATGGAGGCGGCGGTTTCGCGGCTCTCGCTGGAGCCGTCGGTGTCGAGCGTGCGCTGGGAAGCCGTGCCCGCGTAACAGGTGTGGACGAACTCGCGCAGCAGCTCGTCGAGCTGGGCCGGCTGCTCGCGGTTCACCAATGGCCGGGCACCCTCGATCGGCCCCGCGTGCGGGGCCCCGCAGCCGACAAGGGCCGCCACCGCGAAGATGTCTGGCGGGTCGCCCGTCACCAGCGGCGCGCGGTCGCGGACTTCGCCGACCTTTCGGCGGGCGAACGGTGCGGGCCGTTCAGGTCGTGGAACTCCGCCCGCTGATTTCCGGCGAGCCGAAGTCGCCGTCGCCAAGGTCGAGCGTGCGCTGGGAAGCCGTGCCCGCGTAACGGAGAAGGCCTCCCCGCTCACCGAGCGGGGAGGCCTTCTCCGAGCAGAAACCCTTACGCCTGCGTCATCTTCCGCAGCACGTACTGCAGGATGCCGCCGTTGCGGTAGTAGTCCGCCTCACCCGGGGTGTCGATGCGGACGTCCGCGTCGAACTCCACCTTGGTGCCATCATTTTTGGTCGCCGTGACGTGCACCGTGCGGGGCGTGTCGCCGTCGTTCAGCGCCGTGATGCCCGTGATGTCGAACGTCTCGGTGCCGTCCAGGCCGAGCGACGAGGCCGACTCGCCCTGCGGGAACTGCAGCGGGATGACGCCCATGCCGATCAGGTTCGAGCGGTGGATGCGCTCGAATGACTCGGTGATCACCGCGCGCACACCCAGCAGCGACGTGCCCTTGGCCGCCCAGTCACGCGACGAACCGGAGCCGTACTCCTTGCCGCCCAGCACGACCAGGGGAGTGCCCTGCGCCGCGTAGTTCTGGGCCGCGTCGTAGATGAACGCCTGCGGGGCGTCGTCCTGGGTGAAGTCGCGGGTGTAGCCGCCCTGCACGTCGTCCAGGAGCTGGTTGCGCAGCCGGATGTTCGCGAAGGTGCCGCGGATCATCACCTCGTGGTTGCCGCGCCGCGAGCCGTAGGAGTTGAAGTCCTTCTTCTCCACGCCGTGCTCGGTCAGGTACTGCGCGGCCGGGGTGCCCGGCTTGATCGCGCCGGCGGGGGAGATGTGGTCGGTGGTGACCGAGTCGCCCAGCTTCGCCAGCACGCGCGCGCCGGTGATGTCGGTGACCGCGGCCGGCTCCGGCGTCATGCCCTCGAAGTACGGGGGCTTCCGGACGTAGGTGGACTCGGCGTCCCACTCGAAGGTCTTGCCCTCGGGGGTGGGCAGCGACTTCCAGCGCTCGCCGCCGTCGAAGACGTCGGCGTAGTCCTTGGTGAACATCTCCTGCGTGATCGCGTAGTCGATGGTCTCCTGGATCTCCTGCGCCGTCGGCCAGATGTCCTTGAGGAAGACGTCGTTGCCGTGCTCGTCCTGGCCCAGGGGCTGGTTCGCGAAGTCGAAGTCCATCGTCCCGGCCAGCGCGTAGGCGATGACCAGCGGCGGCGACGCGAGGTAGTTCATCTTCACGTCGGGGTTGATCCGGCCTTCGAAGTTCCGGTTGCCCGAGAGCACCGAAACCGCGGTGAGGTCGTTCTCCTGGATCGCCGCGGAGATCTCGTCCGAGAGGGGGCCGGAGTTGCCGATGCACGTGGTGCAGCCGTAGCCGACCAGGTGGTAGCCCAGCTTCTCCAGGTACGGCCACAGGTTGGCCTTGGTGTAGTAGTCGGTGACGACCTGCGAGCCCGGCGCCATCGACGTCTTCACCCACGGCTTGACCGCGAGGCCCTTGTCCACGGCGTTGCGCGCGAGCAGCGCGGCGCCGAGCATGACCGACGGGTTCGAGGTGTTGGTGCACGAGGTGATCGAGGCGATCACCACGGCGCCGTGGTCGAGGACGAACTCGCCGCGGTCCGCCGTCGAGACCTTGACCGGCTTGCTCGGGCGGCCCGACGCGCCGTTCGCGGCGGAGCTGGTGACCGGCGCGGCGTCGTCCTCGGCGAACGACAGCGACGGGGCGTCGCTGGCCGGGAAGGACTCCTCCGAAGCCTCGTCCATCTTGGTGTGCGGCGTGCTGTCCTCGCCGTCCACGTAGTCGTGGATCGACTTGCGGAACGCCGACTTCGCGTCCGACAGCTCGATGCGGTCCTGCGGGCGCTTCGGGCCGGCGATCGACGGGACGACCGTCGAGAGGTCCAGCTCGAGGTACTCGGAGTAGGCCGCCTCGCGCGAGGAGTCGTGCCAGAGGCCCTGCTCCTTGGCGTAGGCCTCGACCAGCGCGACCTGCTCGGCCGAGCGGCCGGTCAGCTTGAGGTAGCGGACGGTCTCCTCGTCGATCGGGAAGATCGCCGCGGTGGAGCCGAACTCCGGGCTCATGTTGCCGATGGTGGCGCGGTTGGCCAGCGGCACCGCGCCGACGCTCTCGCCGTAGAACTCGACGAACTTGCCGACCACGCCGTGGCGGCGCAGCATCTCGGTGATCGTGAGGACGACGTCGGTGGCGGTGACGCCGGCCGGGATCTCCCCGGTCAGCTTGAAGCCGACGACGCGCGGGATGAGCATCGACACCGGCTGGCCCAGCATGGCGGCCTCGGCCTCGATGCCGCCGACGCCCCAGCCCAGCACGCCCAGGCCGTTGACCATGGTGGTGTGCGAGTCGGTGCCGACGCAGGAGTCGGGGTAGGCCTGGCCGTTGCGGGACATGACCGTGCGCGCGAGGTGCTCGATGTTGACCTGGTGCACGATGCCGGTGCCGGGCGGGACGACCTTGAACTCGTCGAAGGCGCCCTGGCCCCAGCGCAGGAACTGGTAGCGCTCGCGGTTGCGCTCGTACTCGATCTCGACGTTGCGCTCGAAGGCGTCGGGGCGGCCGAAGACGTCGATGATGACCGAGTGGTCGATGACCAGTTCGGCGGGGGCGAGCGGGTTGACCTTGTCGGGGTCGCCACCGAGGTCGGTGACCGCCTCGCGCATGGTGGCGAGGTCGACGACGCACGGCACGCCGGTGAAGTCCTGCATGATCACGCGGGCGGGCGTGAACTGGATCTCGATCGACGGGTCGGCGTTGGGGTCCCACGAGCCGAGCGCGCGGATGTGGTCGGCGGTGATGTTCGCGCCGTCTTCGGTGCGCAGCAGGTTCTCGAGCAGGATCTTCAGGCTGTAGGGCAGCCGCTCGGCGCCCTCGACCTTGTTCAGGCGGAACACCTCGTACGAGGCGTCGCCGACCTTCAGCGTGTCTTTGGCGCCGAAGCTGTCCTTGCTGGCAGGTGCGGTCACGTCTAACTCCAGTGGCATGGACTTCCGCGCCGGTGCGGCGGTCGAGTCCCGGGTCAGTTCGGTCGGGTTCGGTGGTGGCGAGTCTTGCGCACCCCCACCGTAGGACCGGATCGGGGATGGCACACCTCGCGGTACCTCAAACAGTACGCGTGTCCTGTTTGGGGGACAAGACGACACGCGGTGTGGGCTGCGCCATCCGTTGCGGGGGTCCCTCAATGAGGGGAATTGGTGCCTACGGTGTGTAAGTTTCCGGTGATGCTTGTGATAGTGGTGTGACTGCAGTGACGCGCGATGTGCGCAGGTGAGCGGAGGTGGGCGGTCGTGGCGGGACGGCGTGGGGGTCCGGGGGTGCCGCGGACCCGCCGGGGACTCACCGTGAGCGCGCTCACCTTGGTGATCTTGTTCGGGGCCGGTGGCACCGGCCTGGCGGCGCCCCCGCCACCGCCGAACCCGAGCGACTCCGACCTGAACAACAGCAAGGCCGACGCCAACGCGAAGGCGGGCGAGGTCGGCCGGCTGACCAACCAGCTGGCCCAGGCCGAGCAGAAGCTGTCGCAGCTGCAGGACGACGTCGAGCTCAAGCAGGAAGAGGCCAACAAGGCCCTGGTCGACCTGCAGTCCGCGCAGGACGCCGCTGCCCAGGCCGAGAACGACGCGAAGGCCGCCCGCACCGAGGCGGACGCGGCGGCCGCGGCGATCGAGAAGGCCCGCACCGACCTCAAGACGTTCGCCGCCGCGAGCTTCCAGCAGGGGAGCACGGTCGGCTCGCTCTCGGCGTACCTGAGCGCCGACAGCCCCAAGGACATGCTGGCCCGCGCGCAGCTGCTCGACGCCGTCGGCGGCGACCGGCTCAACGCCCTCGACCGGCTCCAGCAGGCGCAGACGGCGAAGGCCAACAAGGACTCCGCGGCCCGCAAGGCCGCGGAGATCGCGCAGCAGAAGCAGGACGCCGCCCGCGAGGCCAAGCACTCCGCCGATTCCGCGCAGGCCAGGGCGATCAGCGCGCAGGACAGCCAGGCGACGCAGAACACGCAGCTCGAGAAGAACAAGTCCGACGTCGAACAGCAGCTCTACGCCGCGCAGGCCAAGGTCAGCGGCCTGCAGGGCCAGCGCCAGCGCTACCAGGACTGGCTCGCCCAGAAGCAGCGCGAAGACGAGGAACGCGCCCGCCAGGCCGCGCTCGGTTCGTCCGGTGGTGGCGGTGGCCGCCCGGCGACCAAGCCGGCGTCGGGCCCGGCCGGGTCGTCCATCGAGGCGGTCATCGCGCGGGCGCTGTCCAAGGTCGGCCTGCCCTACGCGTGGGGCGGCGGCAACGCGAGCGGACCGACCCGCGGCATCCGCGACGGCGGCGTCGCCGACCGCTACGGCGACTACAACAAGATCGGCTTCGACTGCTCCGGCCTGATGATCTACGCGTTCGCCGGGGTGACGGGCTTGCCGCACTACAGCGGCTACCAGTACACGGCGGGACGGCGGGTCCCGCTGTCCCAGATGCGCCGCGGGGACATGCTGTTCTACGGCGGCGCGGGCGGCATCCACCACGTCGCGCTGTACCTCGGCGGCGGCCAGATGGTCGAGGCGCCGCAGTCCGGTCTGCGCGTCCGGGTCGCGCCGGTGCGCTACGGCGGGATCATGCCGTACGCGACGCGCCTGATCGGCTGAAACTCGCTCGACGCGGGAGTCTTCCGGGCTTCAGGATCACCACGGTGGACGACGAACTGAACGCGCTGCGCCGCTCGCGGATGCGCTGGAACACGCCCCTGTCCGAACCGCACGCGGAGCTGCTGCTCGACCGGATGGCCCTGCGTGAGGGTCACCTCGTCGACCTCGGCTGCGGCTGGGGTGAGCTGCCGCTGCGGGCCGCCGCGCGGGCGCCCGGCCTGCGCGTGACCGGCGTCGACACCGACGTGACCGGCCTCGACCGCGGCCGGGCCGCCGCCACGACGCGAGGCCTGTCGATCGACTTCACCGAGGCGGACGCCGCGAACTGGGACGTTCCCGTCGAGCGGGCCTTTTGCATCGGCTCCGCTCACGTCTTCGGCTCGACGAAGGCCGCGTTGGCGCGGCTGGCGCAGGTGGTGCCGTCGGGCCGGCTGCTCTACGGCGACGGCTTCTGGGCCGCGCCGCCGAACCCGGCGGCGCTGGAGATCTTCGGCCCGGACACGCTGACGCTGCCGGAGCTGCTCGACGCCGCGGTCGACGCCGGCTGGCGCGTCCGGCACCTCAGCACGGCCGACCAGCTCGAATGGGACGACTTCGAGTCGACCTCGCGGGCCGGTTGGGAGGAGTGGCTGGCGGCGCACCCGGACGACCGGCGGGCGGGCGAGGTCGGGGAGTGGCTCGACCGGCGGCTGCGCGAGTACGTGGGCGTTTACCGGGGTGTGCTCGGCCTGGCCTACCTCGTGCTCACCCGCGCTTGAGCTTGCGCCAGCCGCCGGCCCGGTTGTTCGCGATGATCTGCCGGAACATGGCGGTGAGCGCGGGTGCGTTGATGGTCTCGCCTTCGCGGAAGGCGACGGTCCGCGCGGTCTTGTTGCCGTGCCCGGCGGTGATGATGCCTTCGGGGTCCGGGACGATGCCGCCGTCGTAGACGAAGACGTTGACGTGGTCCTTCGCCGCCAGCAGGGCGCAGACGTTGCCCTCGAGCACGAAGTAGGGCTGCCGGGTGCGCTTGATCGTCTCGACGACGTCGGGGTCCGCCGCGTGAACCAGCTCGCGGACCTCGCGGCAGATCGCCTGCTGCCACTCCGGCAGGGCGTCGATGTAGGCGTCGACGCGGGGCTCGACGGTATACGGCACGCGGTCAGTATGGGCTAGATTCCCCGGATGCGGTACGCGGGGATCGTGGTGGCCGGGGGTTCGGCGCGCAGACTGTCCGGTGTGGACAAGCCGGCCCTGTCGGTGGGCGGGAAGCCGTTGCTCGCCCGCGCGATCCACGCTCTCTCCGGAGCCGAGCGCGTGATCGCCGTCGGCCCGCGGCGGCCCGGCTTCGACGTCGTGTGGACCCGTGAACCGGTCCCGGGCACCGGCCCGGTGGCGGCGCTGGCGGCGGGACTCGCGTTCGTGCCGGCGGAGGTCGACGTGGTCGCGGTGCTGGCCGCCGACCTCCCGGGCGTCCGGCGGTCCACTGTGGACCGCCTGGTCGCGGCTCTCGGTGACGGCGATGGCGCGGTCCTGGTGGACGCGGCGGGATCCCGGCAGTGGCTGCTGGGGGCGTGGCGGGTCCCGGCGTTGCGGGCGGCGTTGCCGGACGAGGTCGAGAACGCGGCGCTGCGGCGGGTGCTGGGTGGGCTGTCGGTGGCGGAGGTCCCGGCGGAACTGGGCGAAGCGGACGACATCGACACGCCCGAGGATCTCGAGCGGCACCGCTGAGAACGGGAACCGGATCAGCTTCACAGATGTCACACCAGGGAAGGTGTTGGCTACTGACGGGGCAACCCGTGTCCGCGTGCCGGACGGACGAACGGCCGGGGGACGCAGTACGGTCGCACCGCGTGATCACCGTCGCGGGGGCGGCGCACGAACTTTCGAGGAGGCAGAGTGACCGAGCCCGGCTACGCCGAGGGCGGGAACGGCCAGCAGGCGACACCGGCGCGGGACGCCCAGTTGCTGGAGCGGACCGTGTTCGAGGTCAAGCGGATCATCGTCGGCCAGGACCGCCTGGTCGAGCGGATGCTGGTCGGCCTGCTGGCCAAGGGCCACCTGCTGCTCGAAGGCGTGCCCGGCGTGGCGAAGACCCTCGCCGTCGAGACGTTCGCGCGGGTCGTCGGCGGCTCGTTCTCCCGCGTCCAGTTCACCCCCGACCTGGTGCCCGCGGACATCCTCGGCACCCGGATCTACCGGCAGGGCGCCGAGCGGTTCGACGTCGAGCTCGGCCCGGTCGTGGCGAACTTCGTGCTCGCCGACGAGATCAACCGCGCGCCCGCCAAGGTCCAGTCCGCGATGCTCGAGGTGATGGCCGAGCGGCACGTGTCGATCGGCGGGCAGACGTTCCCGATGCCCGACCCGTTCCTCGTGCTCGCCACCCAGAACCCGATCGAGAACGAGGGCGTGTACCCGCTGCCGGAAGCGCAGCGTGACCGGTTCCTGTTCAAGATCCAGGTCGAGTACCCCTCCGCCGAGGAGGAGCGCGAGATCATCTACCGGATGGGCGTCACGCCGCCGACCCCGCACGAGGTGCTCAGCCCGGGCGAGCTGGTCCGGCTGCAGGGGGTCGCGGCGCAGGTGTTCGTGCACCACGCCCTCGTCGACTACGTCGTGCGCCTCGTGCTGACCACCCGGACGCCGAACGAGCACGGCCTCGCCGACGTCGCCGGCTGGGTGTCCTACGGTGCTTCGCCGCGGGCGAGCCTCGGCATCATCGCCGCCGCCCGGGCGCTGGCCCTGGTCCGCGGCCGCGACTACGTGCTGCCGCAGGACGTCGTCGACGTCGTGCCGGACGTGCTGCGCCACCGGCTCGTGCTGTCCTACGACGCGCTGGCCGACGGCGTGCCGATCGACCACATCATCACGCGCGTGCTGCAGACCGTGCCGTTGCCGCAGGTCTCGGCCCGGCCGCAGGGCGGGGCCGGACAGGGTGGCCCGGTCCCGGCGGGCGCGCCGGTCAGGTAACCCGGAAATGGCCAAGAAAGAAGACGGCGCCCGCCCTTCGTGGGCGCCGCCGGTGCTGCGCGGCGACCGGCTGGAGGCCGGGCTCCGGACCCTGGAGCTCGACGTCCGCCGCCGGCTCGACGGGCTGCTCCAGGGCAACCACCTCGGCCTCGTGCCGGGGCCGGGCTCCGAGCCCGGCGAAGCGCGGCCGTACCAGCCCGGCGACGACGTGCGCCGGATGGACTGGGCGGTCACCGCCCGCACCACGACCCCGCACATCCGCGAGACCGTGGCCGACCGCGAGCTGGAGACGTGGGTCGTCGCCGACCTGTCGGCGAGCCTCGACTTCGGCACGGCGCTGTGCGAGAAGCGCGACCTGGTGGTCTGCGCGGTCGCGGCGGTCGCGCACCTGACCGGGGGCGGCGGCAACCGGATCGGCGCGCTGGTCTCCACCGGCGCCGACACCGCCCGCATCCCGGCCCGCGGCGGGCTGGCGCACGCGCGCGGTCTGGTGCGGAAGCTGGCCGAGACGCCGCGGGCGGCCGAGGGCACGCGCGGCGACTTCGCCCAGGCGCTGGAGGCGCTGCGCCGCCCGCCGCGCCGCCGTGGCCTGGCCGTGGTGATCTCCGACTTCCTGGGCGACAGCTCGTGGGAGCGGCCGCTGCGGGCGCTGGGCGGGCGCCACGAACTGATCGCGATCGAAGTACTCGACCCGCGCGACGTCGACCTGCCCGAGGTGGGCACCGTCGTGCTGGCCGACCCGGAGACAGGGAAACAGCGCGAAGTGCACGCTTCGGCCTTGCTGCGCAAGGAGTTCGGGGCCGCGGCCCACGCCCACCGCCAGAAGGTGGCGGCCGGCCTGCGGCGCGCGGGTGCGGCCCACCTGACGCTGCGCACGGACGCCGACTGGATCGCCGACATGGTGCGGTTCGTCGTCGCCCGCAAGCGCCGCTGGTCCGGGGGTGTCGCGTGAGGGAGCTTGCGACCGAACCATTCGACGCTGCGCTTTCGGCTCAGGCCGCACCGAGCGCCGGCGAGGTGTGCGCATGAGCCTGACCGGATTCACCGCGCCTTGGTGGTTCCTGCTCCTGATCGCCGTGGCGGCGGTCGCCGTCGGGTACGTGCTCGCGCAGCGGGCGCGGCGGAAGCGGACCATGCGGTTCGCGAACCTCGACCTGCTGGAGCGGGTCGCGCCGAAGAGCCAGGGCTGGGTCCGGCACGTGCCGGCGGTGCTGATCGTGCTGTCGCTGCTGCTGCTGACCGTGGCGCTGGCCGGGCCGACCGCCGAGCAGAAGGTGCCGCGCAACCGGGCCACCGTGATGCTGGTGATCGACGTGTCGCTGTCGATGGAGGCCACCGACGTCGCCCCGACGCGGCTGAAGGCGGCCCAGGACGCGGCGACGCAGTTCGCGCAGAACATGACCCCGGGTATCAACCTGGGCCTGATCTCGTTCGCGGGCACGGCGACGGTACTGGTCAACCCGACCACCGACCGCAACGGCGTGATCAAGGCGATCGAGAACCTGAAACTGGCCCAGTCGACGGCGACCGGCGAGGGCATCTTCGCGGCCCTGCAGTCGGTGGAGAGCTTCTCCACCGTCGTCGGCGGCGCGGACGGGCCGCCGCCCGCCCGGATAGTGCTGATGTCGGACGGAAAGCAGACGGTGCCGGAAGACCTGTACGCGGCCCGCGGCGGCTATACGGCGGCTCAGGCGGCGAAGCAGGCAGGCGTCCCGATTTCGTCGATCTCGTTCGGCACCACGCACGGCTCGGTCGACATCGACGGCAAGGCCCAGCCGGTGAGCGTCGACGACGAGTCGCTGCGCGAGATCGCGCGGCTGTCCGGCGGCGACTTCTACAAGGCGGCCAGCGCCGAAGAGCTGAAGAAGGTCTACGCGGACCTCGGCGAGCAGATCGGCTACGAGATCAAGGACGCCGACGCGAGCAAGCCGTGGCTGGTAGCGGGCACGCTGCTCCTGATGATCGGCGCGGCGGCCAGCCTGTTCTTCGGCCAGAGACTCCCGTGACTCAGGCTCGGCGGACGCCGTACAGGCTTCCGCCGAGCAGGGTCGCCCCGGAGAGGACGCCGCTGACGAACGGCACCCACTCCGTGGCGCTCCCGAGCAGAGCGAGACCGACGACGCCGAGCACGGTGAGCACCGCGCCGACGACCAGGATCGACCGGGTCTTCCACGCCGACGCGAGCGCGACGAAGTGGAGGCCGACGATGGTGGCGATCCAGGCGACGTTCCCCTCCACCGGTGCTTCCAGCAGGCTCAGCTCGAAGAACCCGGCGACCAGCAGCACCACCTCGGCGATGACGACGACCCGGTAGCTGGGCCCGAACACCGGGCGGTCGTCGAGCGTCGGGCGGCCGCCCGCACGGAAGCCGAGGACCACCACCGCCGCGAGGGCGAGGACGGCGAGGGCGCGCAGCACCCAGCCGATCGCCGCCGGCAGCGGGGCGCCGGAGTTGACCAGGACGAACACCGTGCCGAACGCGGCGCCGATGAGCGCCCCCAGGAACTGCTGTCGCATCGGGCGAACCTACCGGACGGCGATCATGACGCTTCGCGGTCACCGTAACGCCGGCGTGGATGGAGGAGACTGTTCCCAGGTACGGCGAACGTGAGGAGACGGGGGTTGGCGGTCGGGGAGCCGGCGCGGCGGGTGTTCCTCAGCCACACCAGTGAGCTGAGCGTGTTTCCGAAGCCGCGATCGTTCGTGGCGGCGGCGAAGGACGCGGTGGCCGCGGCCGGTGACGCGGTGGTGGACATGTCCGCCTTCACCGCCCGCGACGCGACACCGGAGCAGCTCGATCGGGAGATGCTGGCCGAGGCGGACATCTACGTGCTGATCGCGGGTTTCCGCTACGGCACGCCGGTGCGGGGCCGTCCGGAGGTCTCCTACTGCGAGCAAGAGTTCGAGTTCGCCACCGCCGCCGGCATGGAGCGGCTGGTGTTCGTGCTGGCCGAGGACACCGAGGGGCCACCGGCGCTGATCCGGGACCTGGAGCACGGGGCCAAACAGGAAGCATTCCGCAAACGGCTGCCGGACAGCGGTCTCACCATCACCAAGGTGTCCTCGCCCGCCGAACTGGCGACCAAGCTGGAGCGGGCACTGAATCGGGTCCCGCGTTCCCGGCAGGAGTCGAAGCTCGCCGGCCGGATCTCGAACATTCCCGCTCGCACGGCCACCTTCACCGGCCGCGACGACCTGCTGGCCGGGCTGCGGACGGCGTTGTGTTCGGGGCGGCCGGCGGTGGTGCAGGCGCTCAACGGGATGGGTGGGGTCGGCAAGACCACGACCGCGATCGAGTACGCCCATCGCTACGCCGAGGACTACGACGTCGCTTGGTGGATTCCCGCCGAAGACCCGGCCCTCGCCACCAGCCACCTGGTCGATCTCGCCCGGGCGCTGGATCTGGCGACCGAGAAGGACTCGCCCGCGGTCGTACTGGCCCGGTTGCGCGGGGCATTGCAGTCGCGCGGGCGGTGGCTGGTGGTGTTCGACAACGCCGAAGACCCCGCCGCTCTGCGACCGCTGCTGCCCGCCGGGGACGGCCACGTGATCATCACCTCGCGGAACCCCGACTGGGACGACATCGGTGCCGCGTTGCCGGTGCGGGAATTCAGTCGTCCCGAGTCGGTCCGGCTACTTCGAACGCGCTGCCCGCGGCTCACCGCACCTGACGCCGACCGCATCGCCGATGCCCTGGGCGACCTGCCCCTGGCCGTGAACCAGGCAGCGCGCCTGCTGGCTACGAGCAACCTGACCGCCGAGGACTACCTGGAACTGCTCGCTGAGCGCGGCCATGAACTGATGGGCCGCCATGAGAAGCGCAGCAGCTATCCCGTCTCGCTGGCCGCGGCGTGGACGGTGTCTTTCGACCAGCTCGCCCGCGAGAATCCCGCCGCGCTGAACATCCTTACCTTGGTGGCGTGGCTGGCTCCCGAACCGGTGCCGCTCACCCTGCTCACCCATCAGCAGGGCGAGGCCGGGGCTGTTGCGCGGGACGCGCTGGCCTTCGCCGACGTCACGGCCGCCCTGCGCAGCCGAGGGATGGCCGAGGTGACCACCACGACCATCCAGCTCCACCGGGTCCCCGCCGCGCTGCTGCGGGCACGCACCCAGGACGATGTCGTCACCGGGGAGGACCGCGACTCGACCTGGCCGGTTACCGCGGTCCGGCTGCTACACGCTGGTCTGCCCGACAATCCTTGGGCCAACCCGCCGAGCTGGCCGCGCTGGCGAGAACTGCTCCCGCACCTGCTGTTCGTGTGTGACCCTAACCGCGCGTGGCAGCCGGCAGCAGAAGAAGTCGCCTACCTGCTCGGCTACACCGCGTCCTACCTCCAGACGCGTGGGGAACCCGGCGCCGCACTGCCGTTGTTTCAGCGGGCTTACGCCCTTTACAGGGATCGCCTCGGCGAGGACCACCCCCACACCCTCACCGCCGCCAACAACCTTGCCGTCGACCTCGGCAGCTTGGGTGAGCATCAGCAGGCTCGTGAGTTGAACGAAGACACTCTCACTCGCCGTCGGCGCGTCCTGGGGGAGGACGATCCCGGCACCCTCAATTCCGCCAACAACCTTGCCGTCGACCTCAGCACCTTGGGTGAGCATCAGCAGGCTCGTGAGTTGAACGAAGACACTCTCACTCGCCGTCGGCGCGTCCTGGGGGAGGACGATCCCGGCACCCTCAATTCCGCCAACAACCTCGCCGTCGACCTCAGCAACTTGGGCGAGCATCAGCAGGCTCGTGAGTTGAACGAAGACACTCTCACTCGCCGCCGACGCGTCCTCGGCGAAGACGATCCCAGGA encodes the following:
- a CDS encoding MgtC/SapB family protein — its product is MTIFEMLLRVGAGVGLGAVIGVERQFRARLAGLRTNALVAVGATLFVLLSAHGFGGLASSGDADPTRVAAQIVSGIGFLGAGVIMRDGLNVRGLNTAATLWCSAAVGALAGAGLYVVAVAGTAVVVGVNVVLRPLGRVVDRRPDAGGETPTRYAFQAVTRDATEAHVRALLVQSLTRTDFRLLSVLSTDREDRTVEVRAELVGDQRDDAQMEAAVSRLSLEPSVSSVRWEAVPA
- a CDS encoding aconitate hydratase, with the translated sequence MTAPASKDSFGAKDTLKVGDASYEVFRLNKVEGAERLPYSLKILLENLLRTEDGANITADHIRALGSWDPNADPSIEIQFTPARVIMQDFTGVPCVVDLATMREAVTDLGGDPDKVNPLAPAELVIDHSVIIDVFGRPDAFERNVEIEYERNRERYQFLRWGQGAFDEFKVVPPGTGIVHQVNIEHLARTVMSRNGQAYPDSCVGTDSHTTMVNGLGVLGWGVGGIEAEAAMLGQPVSMLIPRVVGFKLTGEIPAGVTATDVVLTITEMLRRHGVVGKFVEFYGESVGAVPLANRATIGNMSPEFGSTAAIFPIDEETVRYLKLTGRSAEQVALVEAYAKEQGLWHDSSREAAYSEYLELDLSTVVPSIAGPKRPQDRIELSDAKSAFRKSIHDYVDGEDSTPHTKMDEASEESFPASDAPSLSFAEDDAAPVTSSAANGASGRPSKPVKVSTADRGEFVLDHGAVVIASITSCTNTSNPSVMLGAALLARNAVDKGLAVKPWVKTSMAPGSQVVTDYYTKANLWPYLEKLGYHLVGYGCTTCIGNSGPLSDEISAAIQENDLTAVSVLSGNRNFEGRINPDVKMNYLASPPLVIAYALAGTMDFDFANQPLGQDEHGNDVFLKDIWPTAQEIQETIDYAITQEMFTKDYADVFDGGERWKSLPTPEGKTFEWDAESTYVRKPPYFEGMTPEPAAVTDITGARVLAKLGDSVTTDHISPAGAIKPGTPAAQYLTEHGVEKKDFNSYGSRRGNHEVMIRGTFANIRLRNQLLDDVQGGYTRDFTQDDAPQAFIYDAAQNYAAQGTPLVVLGGKEYGSGSSRDWAAKGTSLLGVRAVITESFERIHRSNLIGMGVIPLQFPQGESASSLGLDGTETFDITGITALNDGDTPRTVHVTATKNDGTKVEFDADVRIDTPGEADYYRNGGILQYVLRKMTQA
- a CDS encoding NlpC/P60 family protein — encoded protein: MCAGERRWAVVAGRRGGPGVPRTRRGLTVSALTLVILFGAGGTGLAAPPPPPNPSDSDLNNSKADANAKAGEVGRLTNQLAQAEQKLSQLQDDVELKQEEANKALVDLQSAQDAAAQAENDAKAARTEADAAAAAIEKARTDLKTFAAASFQQGSTVGSLSAYLSADSPKDMLARAQLLDAVGGDRLNALDRLQQAQTAKANKDSAARKAAEIAQQKQDAAREAKHSADSAQARAISAQDSQATQNTQLEKNKSDVEQQLYAAQAKVSGLQGQRQRYQDWLAQKQREDEERARQAALGSSGGGGGRPATKPASGPAGSSIEAVIARALSKVGLPYAWGGGNASGPTRGIRDGGVADRYGDYNKIGFDCSGLMIYAFAGVTGLPHYSGYQYTAGRRVPLSQMRRGDMLFYGGAGGIHHVALYLGGGQMVEAPQSGLRVRVAPVRYGGIMPYATRLIG
- a CDS encoding cyclopropane-fatty-acyl-phospholipid synthase family protein, with the protein product MDDELNALRRSRMRWNTPLSEPHAELLLDRMALREGHLVDLGCGWGELPLRAAARAPGLRVTGVDTDVTGLDRGRAAATTRGLSIDFTEADAANWDVPVERAFCIGSAHVFGSTKAALARLAQVVPSGRLLYGDGFWAAPPNPAALEIFGPDTLTLPELLDAAVDAGWRVRHLSTADQLEWDDFESTSRAGWEEWLAAHPDDRRAGEVGEWLDRRLREYVGVYRGVLGLAYLVLTRA
- a CDS encoding DUF1801 domain-containing protein, giving the protein MPYTVEPRVDAYIDALPEWQQAICREVRELVHAADPDVVETIKRTRQPYFVLEGNVCALLAAKDHVNVFVYDGGIVPDPEGIITAGHGNKTARTVAFREGETINAPALTAMFRQIIANNRAGGWRKLKRG
- a CDS encoding molybdenum cofactor guanylyltransferase, encoding MRYAGIVVAGGSARRLSGVDKPALSVGGKPLLARAIHALSGAERVIAVGPRRPGFDVVWTREPVPGTGPVAALAAGLAFVPAEVDVVAVLAADLPGVRRSTVDRLVAALGDGDGAVLVDAAGSRQWLLGAWRVPALRAALPDEVENAALRRVLGGLSVAEVPAELGEADDIDTPEDLERHR